The genomic segment attccttaatataagcaacgttctagagctttaaattataagttccCTTTTCCTTAGGTCCGTCTAagacgccctttataatataagtactacgtacgataataagtaatataataattcttaatttaacatagtctttattacttaataatatataactcttaagtttaaataagctcttattactaaccaaatatattattttataattatttattattatattttaaaaaaagaggtaagcgctatttataagggtattaaaaattacgttTACTTCTAAgtcctaattttttataaatatagtaactaCATAGCCCTcgtcttagtttattaataagcttactataagttagttagaggattttttcaaaaacctaggtttcttagggattttattattccttagttaactagcttttttaagcttattataaagtaatttctatttatttaatttaataataataaggactttttttatatagctctttagtgtttatattaataacttattagcgttttagcttataaatacctattttaatttttaatatactatagggcgctataagtatatataattataaaaatatataatattacttttattatttacgtcgttaactaagttaaaatgtttagtaaaagtagaataaGCCCCTCCTTAAcctaaaagtcgtttagtatatatatcctaaattactaagttaaatatatacgtaatctcctcgagggtccttatatacgttctaaaagctattaatttactaaaggttttatatatatattagccctatataaagttaagtctaaacttaactataactaaaaagttaagtataataatctctttattaatttttaaaatatcgtacgttttagcttagaaataagtaaattactactttttatattagtattaagggttaattctaatcctcgctttattaagggcttattaatattccttttaAACCGCattctttattactaattcggGGGGCGTaaattcctattttaaatatctaataattcgctatatactaaacttaataccgttcttaatagctttttaaaatacgtatttatataatataatattaactaattttactaattactaagtaaagactttaatatatatattaataatattatatttataagctataagttacttatatttaatatcgagctcttattatttttaaatactctcgagcgtataaatcctttttataagtataatataaaaataaatttatttacataaagtaagtaatataactagttttataaaagaaaacccggcttagttttataagttacttatacttaaagaagtcgaaaagtttatattaagaaatatatttaaaaactactaataaaggattttttagtttttttagttatttttaaacgctttataataggcttaataagcttataattcttttttattataaatcgtaactaattatttaaattctaagggcgaagtaagtattataaaggggttaaaaaatatattaaaatttagagcgtttaagttaatatatttttaaaccccgacgcccttatttataatacgaagtacgttaaactatttaatttaattattatagtttattaatttagcttaagctaaaataagtataaataagttaattatttcaaaaaaattataaaagtcgtattaataagtacgttattatgatataaggtcttaattaaaagctaagcttataattattataagttataatatatagtaataagtatacggagtataataaaaatagcttaattattaaaataaaaataaataaaaagaaaaggtctatatatacgatatctaagatagatacgtgatttagcacgtgacgggcactttatgaggtgcgattactatccctgttacgtgacaACATCTTACCACGGGTCACAGCATACTCGCAGAATGCACCGCGCTCAGGCGTGGTTCCGTATATCTCGTTCTGGGCACCAAAGACCCTATCGCCAACCGAGATATTGTCAACCTCATCTCCCACGGCGACCACGGTGCCTGCAAAATCTGCACCTAGGATGCCGAACTTTGTCGCAAAGGCTCCCCTCATCTTGGTATCACTCGGATTGAGGCCAACGGCCTCAACGCGAACCATGACTTGATCCGCTGGGATCTTGGGACATGGTGCCTCGTCCCAGATGACGACCTCGTCCTTGCCATTTACAACGATGGCCTTCTGAGTCGTCGGAGGGACAAAATTTTGATGAGAAAGACTGCCCATGCTGAACTCTGTCGATGGTGACTTGGAAAATCAGCCCGGAATACCTTGTTTACCTTATCCTCTGTAGCTGCTTCATACCTGTTAAACCACGTCTCCTCACTTACCTACAAGAGAGCACTCTCCATCGACGTTCTTCAAACAGTCTTGGTTCATTCACCCACTCATCCACTCTATCCGAACTTGTAATCTTCGATCAACACAACTTCTACAATATCCCTGAATCGGCAATCCCGCTGTATCTCGCAAGAATACTCGGGTCTTTATAAGGGAGTACGTAACTAGTGGGACTCAAATTCGCTACTCGGACAGACTTATACAGCCGTACGGATAGACAATCTCGCAAATCTGGGAAAAGCATAACCGGCTGTACTACACATATGTGGACTCGGGGACCTGTGGGGATCGTAATATGTATTAGCGCTTTCTGTACCCTTTAGTTAGTAGGCTGTATCTATAGGACAACGGCTCAAGGAGTTATGGATCCCAATGTGGTCTCTGTGGTCCAAATTCAAACTTTGTTTTGACTTTCCTAAAGTGAGTATTCAACACGCGGTTACCTCTTCGTCGGGCATATTCACGTTACTACGGATACTTCGTAGATGCATCGATCTGATCCCTCCCTTGTTTGTCTAATTTTcaagggcgaggatattctgccagcagctcccgctattctaCCACTAAGTATAGCTACGGCCGCTATACGACTGCCAGTCTCGGGCACACATATAGGCTAggtataagagattaggctataagtacttaactagcgaggttataatataagtataagtatattataagactaaagcttatagagtcctttataagggctttacttcttaaaaagttcttttataatacgatctatatattaattactaagttattaatatcttattactaactatattttaaatttattataattactccccccttatataactttagtccctaaagttattacgtaatatctttttttaatattaataataaatctattaacgtcgttatttataataaattctataaggcgttaataatatccttttttatttaaaaataaggtattatttttatttccttatttaacggataccttattattattatttaataatagcgcgctaattagttactaagttagtaatatatatttataataaaatattttaaccgtcataatatataagagcttatttaacctcgtagttattattattattaagctattaagtatagtaaaaaaaaaatttcctattactaattacgtatttattttttcttccctccttctatttaataaccgttttacaaattcttttttatataattatacttttctttttataatattctaattctatattatttcttaattataactcttttactatactattactaagtatttattaaaatgtctactattttatatatttaagatatacttaatataaagtataatcctAAGAAGGGCTTttgtagtttttataatagtactctttatatacgctacttagctagcttatattataatattaacgagcttatctatattactacctatattactaacccgttagtaagtaataaggcaaaaaaggtctattttaaataggctattttttaagagcttattactaactacgagtatctaaacttattaattttaattatagtaagtcgttagtaattatttagtaaattttctttttattaacttagatttctctttttaggctaatatttttaatattaataataaaactaagattATCTTTtgttttagttatttttagctagcttatttttataataatagctatataactactttacGAAGTAATCTCGatactctagcttagtattataaaaagattcttaagggcgttattattatacgtatttaagAGTTTTTTACTTtccctattttttataaacgcgttactaagcttttaataaataaagtacttatttatattattattatatataatactactctTATTTCTTATAGTCCTAAGACTTAGACTTTTATCAAAaagcgtactcttattattaactatatttttaataataataataagcgggacgactttaagtttaagtttaataagttttaatacgaggatactaaatctaaagagcttaataataacttagaaaattctcttttttagcgtcgtaataagtattactattttaacgttaataacttattaactcttatttataacgctctttttaatataaataagggtaccctagcccttagttatattattttaaattttaataaaactaatattatactctttttactctaagtaaaggctttataatagcttaataaggctactatttatattaaaattaaaactataagttataataaatagttcaatattaataagttttttataaatattaatattactaaggtcccttagcttaattaggattataagagcgttattttaaataacgtcccctatccttaacttattattaataataataacattataccccctattttgctttttattttactttttattatagctcccgttatacctcttattatagctcctattatacctcttattatagcctctaatagcgatttctttataacttaagctAGGAAACTAGGAAAACATTAtgtattttttaatactactctaatagatatacttagtaagcctatttccctattcttttagttattattattttaatatattttagcactagtttattatttttaaattatatattctttattaataggctaataacctctttataattaaactcttttaaagtatatcttttattataataagctatttagtttttaaaagcttataccTACGCTTGCGTAGCTTAGGCCCTAATTCTTTTAATTTTCTAAACCTTTTTCTAAACCCCCTagactatagctttataattaagtatatatttaacgtacttagggtagtaattatatagtactatatatagggaTATTTTTACAATAGagtattagctattattatatataaactcggccttttttagctacgttacttatttatttaataagcccttagtataaatccttggatacttttttaatatttaataagttcgctctatttaaccgtttatttataagtaatacgtagtaaatagttagtaatatattacccGTTCCTTAgcaaactctttttaaaatgcgcttataaaaagcttagttttatttataatagtatttttaagcatactaaacttatatttaacttcttaatataagatacttattattcatattacgttaagtattttaacaataagtaagaactttataaactttattatataataaataataactaagatactatcgtactctatattattattacgagcgcttagtaatagccctataataaagtttataaatattttttaaaataaatataagggtagtaataataactataactacctatacggcttatattttaaggttataattcttaaataatacttataattcttaacgtatttttaaatatcttattagaTATTTCTTTAATAGAACttcttttaaattagtttaaaagttttcgtagtttttaaataacttactttataatcgttataatattaataaaggatttctatttaagaagactttatttaaaaaataacgagttattttttaaaagatagtataccctatttattaagtaaatatactcttagctcgctaaccgtagtacgaacttttactaattataatatataaaactcgtttttagtttatagttttttaataagctttttagtttttaataaaaaataagaaataaatgccgttttactttttataagctcttttataatagggcataaaatatactattttaatataataaccttaactCTATTTAACTTCTCTTTATTCTTATCagattattaacgagcgtttattaataactgttttatttttttattttaagttattataataataactattattattttattaatataccttataatatattattaatataggggagagAATTCCccgtttttaaaactaattaatatttagctaggattataaaagcaggccttaattacttaaatatatactttaatagtattattttatttttttaagctaattatgttttattaaacgttaggtagtagtttattaataagacgtagcttttaggctagtataaaaaggacgtttttataaagtatttccctttttatataatctagctttttaaatagaccgttTATTAGGTTTATTTTCTTtagctagtattttaaattaaaatttaatattaataatttatatacttacctcgcgagctttttttaaaggtCTTATATTAGTGCGCcgattatatttttaaatacttagtagttcgttaaaattataaacttttataaaaggctttaaaaataataagcctagtactctagcctttttattataataagtagtttttattagcccgtaacctattactactctatatttataagcttttataactaataagtaataagttactattttttattagcttattataataagattattataatagttttaaccgaagcgttagtttttatttatataatacgttataggttttagtacgtaaatacggttattaagataaaagtaacttttagttaattaaatacctcgtttattttcttagtttattaaaagtcctttatttactccttttctatttttaataatactattattaatataacaatacttaaatatttaataataaacttttaataaaagttataaaaccttaaGAACACTTAGGTATCCCTAATAAActctaatactttttaattaataatcgttcgtacttataacgagttaattttaattttttttagtataataatataacttaggaactcgacccttttttaataaaataagtactttaatagtttagtaaaaagcttatataaacgtaaatatcggaggacctttttaatatcctttatatattactcttttattattaagtagattattaaatcgtttatatatattatataataagtatttagtaagttaacgagcgcttagtaaatatatatttagaacgttataagtacgtttattagtttaaaaagtataataatatatttaaaataaccgtattagctccggaatactattttttattagttttcttttttaatttagatatagtagtaagtattcttaatatttatttttaaaatctattttattttataaagcctatttaggagcttattaatgaGTACTAGTAAATATtgatgttttataattactttatttagcttatagtaatttatataaaggcatagcatattatttttttttaatataaaaaggattagtaCCCTagctttactaactaaaagtataatataaccgcttactaagttcttaataatatatatataaagcttattaagttatttcttacttaacggataaataggactatatagtagtttaatacttagaattaggttaataaaatgTTTTATcccgctatataattacggtccttttattaactacttattaaacgtctctatttttaattaaagttttagtagtAGACCCCCTTATagtttagtttttattactcttataatactttttataataataatatataatatatatactctcttacgatttttaataatattacgagttattacttttagtttagtaaccgAGATAGGCtcgtataactatatatttattattatattaatacaaatacctttttagtttattaataattacgataataagaggtctactattcctttatccttattaattacggtaaatagttatta from the Colletotrichum lupini chromosome 3, complete sequence genome contains:
- a CDS encoding enoyl reductase encodes the protein MGSLSHQNFVPPTTQKAIVVNGKDEVVIWDEAPCPKIPADQVMVRVEAVGLNPSDTKMRGAFATKFGILGADFAGTVVAVGDEVDNISVGDRVFGAQNEIYGTTPERGAFCEYAVTRGKMLSRNRDSNRTS